GGCGCCTTTTTGTGGGCTCGATTCTGGTGCGCAATATGTCCCATGGGAACTGTGAGCAGTCTGGCAAAGCGGCTCGTGTCGTTCGACATTCCGTTCCCTCCATTTCTCAAGAATCACAGCGATGTCATTGTGGCAGGTTCCGCACTGTTCATCATATGGCTGGAGACAGCGACGGATATCAGGAACTCACCCCTGAACACGGGATTGCTCCTGCTGGTGATTTTCGGGATGGCAATAATTGTGTCGGTACTCTTTGAACGCCAATCCTGGTGCAGGTACATGTGTCCTCTGGGCGGAATGATGGGAGTCTTCGCCAAAGTGTCGCCCATCGAACTCCGGGCGGACCGCAATGTGTGCGGCTCCCAGTGCACCTCGAACGAATGCTACACCGGCACTGCCGATCACGAGGGCTGTCCCTTCGGGCAAATGGTTCCGACCCTCAGGAGCAACCGGTTCTGTAAGCTGTGTTTGTCCTGCTACAAGAATTGCCCTCACGGTGCGATCAATATCAATTTGCGCATTCCGGGCAGGGAGATCTGGGAAATCCGGCACGCTTTCGTCATAACGGCCTTTCTGGTTATCGGAATGCTTGGCGGATTGCTCAGCGATCTCTTGCACAAGAACGTACATTCCTGGTTCACAGCGAACGTACCCGGAATGCCGGAGATCGTCGGATTCACGATCTTCTTCATAGGGATGCTGGCCTGCACGAATCTACTCGTGCTGGCTGCTGCGGCAGTCTCCAGCCGCATTTCCGCGGACGACCTCAAAGAGAACTTTGCTCGATACGGACTGGCGCTGCTGCCTTTGGTGCTTACGGGATACATGGCTTTTCACCTGTACTATCTGATCAACTTGGGCGTGCACTTTCCACTTGTACTATGGCAGATGTTCCAGTTCGAAGTGTTCCATCAACTGGTGATTGAAGTCCCGCCCTCATGGACGCACTTTTTTCAAGAATTGTTGATCTGGACCGGAACCGCAGGATCGCTCGCTGTGGCGTATCGCGTGAGCCGAGGCAGGCAGGGGACCTTGAAGGATTCCCTCGGGGAGTTCATTCCGCATGGGATAGTAGCCCTGGGTCTCTCTCTTGTGCTTCTGCGGGCCATTGAGGACTTCTTCTATTAGTCCCGATTTCTGAATTCTTGCTGGTGTAGGATGCCGGTGAGCGTCAGCGAACCGCATCGGTCGCGAAATCACTCGAATGATGCGGTTCGCTCACACTCATCAGCATCCTATGTGAACCATTTGATCAGCAACTAGAGCGATTGAAAATTCTGACGTTTATCCCACGCTCCAATACAAGATGTTAGTGGGGATCGGCATCTCGAAACTGTCTCAAAATTCAAAATTTATCCCAGATCGTAGCACGAATTCCCCATCATCTTCTCGGCCTGATTGTAGGGGCGCCCCTCGTGGGTGCCCGGTAGTGACCGGCCTCCGTGCCGGTCATTGCGGGAGGGCAGGCACGAGACCTACCCCTACAAAGAAGGTGAATCGTGGCACGATTTCTTGTCCATCTGTAAATTTTGAGACACTTTCTTCTCCCTGTCGGTCCATTCTATTCGATATCATTGATTATATTGAAGATGTGCCGGCACGGAGGCACGGCACCCACCAATACTCCTATCCTCAATCGGACATTAATTCTGGCAATTGCTGTAAATCCGATTGGCTATAGCACCTTATTCAAAGAATACTCGATAATTCCTCGTGCGCCGGCTTTGAGCAGCTTGGGGATGAGGGATCTCACCACTTCTTCCGACACCACGGATTCCACTGCAAACCAGTCGGATTTGTACAGGCCTGCAACAGTTGGAGCGTCCAGCGACGGGAGAAGACCCACGATCATGTCGAGGTTCTCCTTGGAGACATTCATCTTTAAGCCAACCATTTTGCGGGCTTCAAGAGCAGCCTGGAGCAGCATATGAATCTGCTCGATCTTCTCGCGCTTGAAGGGGTCCTTGTAAGACCTCGGATTGCAGATGAATTGGGTATTCGTGGTCAACAGATTGTGGATAATCCGAAGACCGTTCGCCCTCAGCGTGCTTCCGGTTTCGGTGACATCAACGATGGCATCCACCACGCCTTCTTTTACTTTTGCTTCAGTGCTGCCCCAGGAAAACTCCACTTCCACGGGGACTCCCCGGTCAGCGAAGAATCGTGTGGTGAACCGTAGTAATTCAGTGGCTATCTTCTTCCCGGCAAGATCCTCCGGCGTGTGATAATCGGATTCGCCGTCCACGGCAAGAACCCATCGGGCAGGATTCTGCGACACTTTTGAATACACGAGATCGTCTATTACCTGCACATCCGATCCGTTTTCCAGTATCCAGTCCTTACCGGTGAGCCCAGCATCGAAGGTCCCGGCTTCCACGTA
The sequence above is a segment of the Desulfomonile tiedjei DSM 6799 genome. Coding sequences within it:
- the hisG gene encoding ATP phosphoribosyltransferase, producing the protein MNKEALKLVIPKGSLEQATIDLFKRAGWNISISPRNYFPTVDDDEIVMARLRAQEISRYVEAGTFDAGLTGKDWILENGSDVQVIDDLVYSKVSQNPARWVLAVDGESDYHTPEDLAGKKIATELLRFTTRFFADRGVPVEVEFSWGSTEAKVKEGVVDAIVDVTETGSTLRANGLRIIHNLLTTNTQFICNPRSYKDPFKREKIEQIHMLLQAALEARKMVGLKMNVSKENLDMIVGLLPSLDAPTVAGLYKSDWFAVESVVSEEVVRSLIPKLLKAGARGIIEYSLNKVL